A single Harpia harpyja isolate bHarHar1 chromosome 6, bHarHar1 primary haplotype, whole genome shotgun sequence DNA region contains:
- the HYAL4 gene encoding LOW QUALITY PROTEIN: hyaluronidase-4 (The sequence of the model RefSeq protein was modified relative to this genomic sequence to represent the inferred CDS: inserted 1 base in 1 codon; deleted 3 bases in 3 codons; substituted 5 bases at 5 genomic stop codons), with translation MGHCYASFTFQALAWLHIALNWTSPAMKPARPPVWERKPFIAAWNNXTDLSYNVALNLKTFHVIGRLLAKARGQNVTMFYFNRLGYYPWYTSQEVPVHGGLPXNFSLQTHLEKKGHVINYYIPAKDFSGLAVIDREHWRPQWACNWDAKDVYRRKSRKLITEMEGNISATGVEHLARVSFEESAKAFMKETIALGMKSRPKGLWGYYLYLDCHNYNFRDQNYTGSCLKSGVLRNNELSWLWNSSAAPCPSIGIKKPLGNDKNILQFSQFRLNEFIRISSMTCKDYALPIFVYTXLGYRDEPLLFLSMQDLINTIRESALGAAGIVIWXDMILTSSEISLNCTEVQKSIDSELGPYIINVTAAAEAYSRHLCQDNGXYVQRSWRASTNPHLNSKSFWIDASDDQGFIVRGXASNEDLEIMAETFVCHCYQRYEGIDCGELLMTIYGALQTQSHPEDLQQSACFLCL, from the exons ATGGGACACTGTTATGCATCGTTCACCTTTCAGGCCCTGGCATGGCTGCACATAGCACTCAACTGGACTTCCCCTGCTATGAAACCAGCGCGACCACCAGTTTGGGAGAGGAAGCCTTTCATAGCTGCCTGGAACA TGACAGACCTGAGCTACAATGTTGCACTGAACCTGAAAACGTTCCATGTGATTGGAAGGCTGTTAGCTAAAGCCAGAGGGCAGAACGTGaccatgttttattttaacaggCTTGGCTATTATCCTTGGTACACATCACAGGAAGTCCCTGTTCATGGTGGCCTACCCTAGAACTTCAGTTTGCAaactcatctggaa aaaaagggcCATGTCATTAACTATTACATTCCAGCTAAGGACTTCAGTGGATTAGCTGTCATAGACCGGGAGCACTGGAGACCTCAGTGGGCCTGCAACTGGGATGCAAAAGATGTCTACAGAAGAAAGTCCAGGAAACTCATAACTGAAATGGAAGGCAATATTTCAGCAACTGGTGTTGAACATTTAGCCAGAGTTTCCTTTGAAGAAAGTGCAAAAGCTTTTATGAAGGAAACAATTGCATTAGGAATGAAAAGCAGACCAAAGGGCCTGTGGGGATACTATTTATACCTTGACTGTCATAATTATAATTTCCGTGATCAGAACTACACTGGTTCCTGCCTAAAGAGTGGAGTTTTGAGGAACAATGAACTTTCCTGGCTCTGGAATAGCAGTGCAGCCCCGTGTCCTTCCATTGGCATTAAGAAACCCCTTGGAAAC gacaaaaacattttgcaattttCTCAGTTTAGGTTGAATGAATTCATAAGGATTTCCTCCATGACATGCAAAGATTATGCTTTGCCCATATTTGTGTATACTTGACTAGGTTATAGAGATGAACCTTTATTATTTCTCTCTATG CAAGACCTTATTAACACTATCAGAGAGAGTGCCCTGGGAGCTGCAGGCATTGTTATTTGGTGAGATATGATTTTAACTTCTTCGGAGATAAGCCT CAACTGCACAGAAGTGCAGAAATCCATTGATTCTGAATTAGGGCCCTACATTATCAAtgtcacagcagcagctgaagcgTACAGCAGGCATCTTTGTCAGGACAATGGATGATATGTGCAAAGAAGCTGGAGAGCCTCGACA AATCCACATTTGAACTCTAAGAGCTTCTGGATAGATGCCTCGGACGACCAAGGATTTATTGTGAGAGGATAAGCATCAAATGAAGATCTGGAAATAATGGCGGAGACATTTGTCTGCCACTGCTATCAGCGTTATGAAGGAATTGACTGTGGGGAGTTGCTGATGACCATCTACGGAGCTCTGCAGACTCAGTCTCACCCAGAAGATTTACAGCAATCTGCCTGCTTCCTTTGCCTTTGA